The following proteins come from a genomic window of Nostoc sp. ATCC 53789:
- a CDS encoding tetratricopeptide repeat protein, which translates to MSLLSRKSQTQPWLHFLFHQNSVQKKPLFRLLFAFSAFLVLAAPTITNFPGSKLLAETAISQDLEAASFFQQGVTRYNRKDLQGAEYAFRQALQRDPNLGAALNYLGNIFMEQNRLDVALQEYTEAIRINPNFSEAYYNLGLVLHRQGQKDAAITAYRQSLVIDPTKVAALYNLGLVLYEQGQLPEAIATYQQAINLDSSNTNAYFNLAIALQQQGQTEQAIATYRQALQLDPQNATAYNNMASLLAIQGQASEAISVYRQAIRLNPKNASAYYNLGVTLYNQGDIKKANGVLKRAHTEYREQGNIEQAQKIEQLMQQIAQKIQPQQPQASQTATPSQTPDNTSNVIQTPEPQTPNQLENPVSVEQQSTSTSSGQ; encoded by the coding sequence ATGTCACTCCTGTCTAGAAAAAGTCAAACTCAGCCCTGGTTACACTTCTTATTTCACCAAAACTCTGTTCAGAAAAAGCCCCTGTTCAGACTTCTGTTTGCTTTCTCTGCGTTTTTGGTCTTAGCTGCACCGACAATTACTAATTTTCCAGGAAGCAAGCTGCTAGCAGAAACCGCAATTTCTCAGGATCTTGAAGCAGCTAGCTTTTTCCAGCAGGGAGTCACGCGCTATAATCGCAAAGACTTACAAGGTGCAGAATATGCCTTTCGTCAGGCATTGCAGCGAGATCCTAACCTTGGGGCTGCGCTAAATTATCTGGGTAATATATTCATGGAGCAAAATCGCCTAGATGTAGCTTTACAAGAATATACAGAGGCGATTAGGATTAATCCTAATTTTAGTGAAGCTTATTACAACTTAGGGCTAGTGCTGCATCGTCAGGGACAAAAAGATGCTGCGATTACGGCTTATCGTCAAAGCCTTGTGATAGATCCCACAAAGGTAGCAGCGCTGTATAATCTGGGATTAGTGCTGTATGAACAAGGACAGCTACCGGAAGCGATCGCAACATACCAGCAAGCAATTAATTTAGATAGCAGCAATACCAACGCTTATTTTAACTTAGCGATCGCCTTGCAACAACAAGGTCAAACAGAGCAAGCGATCGCAACTTATCGTCAAGCCTTGCAGCTAGATCCTCAAAATGCCACAGCTTATAACAACATGGCAAGTTTGCTAGCAATCCAAGGCCAAGCTTCTGAAGCTATTTCTGTTTATCGGCAAGCTATTCGCCTAAATCCTAAAAACGCCTCAGCTTACTATAATTTGGGAGTCACTTTATATAATCAAGGCGACATCAAGAAAGCTAATGGAGTCTTGAAACGTGCCCATACTGAGTATCGTGAGCAAGGTAACATTGAGCAAGCTCAGAAAATAGAACAACTAATGCAACAAATTGCCCAGAAAATTCAGCCACAACAGCCTCAAGCCAGTCAAACAGCTACTCCTTCTCAAACTCCAGACAACACAAGTAATGTAATACAAACACCTGAGCCACAAACGCCAAATCAACTAGAAAACCCTGTCTCAGTTGAACAACAATCTACTTCAACGAGTTCCGGACAATAA
- a CDS encoding serine acetyltransferase, translating to MRDFIIKLVKTIIQIMNAPMLILFIVTTKKEVILVDVRRWSKIVELVDTSDWVNLLYLLYKYPEFRSLYYYRIKKGNFLGLVLMHIIKFFYKECPSLFLYCDNIGSGLFIQHGFSTIVNARSIGDNCWINQQVTIGYSSKNNFPTIGNNVIISSGAKVIGNVTINDNVIVGANAVVVKDVPSNCVVVGVPAYIIKRDGVKVKEQLI from the coding sequence ATGCGTGACTTCATAATAAAATTGGTCAAAACTATCATCCAGATAATGAATGCTCCGATGCTCATATTGTTTATCGTCACTACAAAGAAAGAAGTGATTCTTGTGGATGTAAGACGATGGTCAAAGATAGTTGAGCTAGTTGATACTTCTGACTGGGTTAACTTGCTATATTTGCTTTATAAATATCCCGAATTCAGAAGTCTTTACTATTACAGAATTAAAAAAGGTAACTTTCTAGGATTGGTACTGATGCATATTATAAAATTCTTTTATAAAGAATGTCCAAGTCTATTTTTATATTGCGATAATATTGGTTCTGGACTATTTATTCAACATGGCTTTAGTACTATAGTAAATGCAAGAAGCATTGGTGATAATTGCTGGATTAATCAACAGGTAACAATAGGATACAGCAGTAAAAATAATTTTCCGACAATTGGCAACAATGTAATCATAAGTTCAGGTGCAAAAGTGATTGGCAACGTCACTATAAATGATAATGTGATAGTAGGAGCAAATGCAGTTGTAGTCAAAGATGTTCCCAGTAATTGTGTTGTTGTCGGTGTTCCAGCTTATATAATCAAGAGAGATGGCGTGAAAGTAAAAGAGCAGTTGATTTAA
- a CDS encoding methyltransferase domain-containing protein — protein sequence MSATLYQQIQQFYDASSGLWEQIWGEHMHHGYYGADGTQKKDRRQAQIDLIEELLNWAKVEAAENILDVGCGIGGSSLYLSQKFNAKATGITLSPVQAARATERASEANLSLRTQFQVANAQAMPFADNSFDLVWSLESGEHMPDKTKFLQECYRVLKPGGKLIMVTWCHRPTDESPLTADEEKHLQDIYRVYCLPYVISLPEYEAIAHQLPLHNIRTADWSTAVAPFWNVVIDSAFTPQALWGLLNAGWTTIQGALSLGLMRRGYERGLIRFGLLCGNK from the coding sequence ATGAGTGCAACACTTTATCAACAAATTCAGCAATTTTACGATGCTTCATCTGGTCTGTGGGAACAGATATGGGGCGAACACATGCACCACGGCTATTACGGCGCTGATGGTACCCAGAAAAAAGACCGTCGTCAGGCTCAAATTGATTTAATCGAAGAATTGCTCAATTGGGCAAAGGTAGAAGCAGCAGAAAATATCCTAGATGTAGGTTGCGGCATCGGTGGTAGTTCTTTATACCTTTCGCAGAAGTTTAATGCTAAGGCTACAGGGATTACATTGAGTCCTGTACAAGCAGCGAGAGCAACGGAACGCGCCTCAGAAGCTAATCTGAGTCTGAGAACACAATTCCAAGTCGCAAATGCTCAAGCAATGCCCTTTGCTGACAATTCTTTTGACTTGGTTTGGTCGCTAGAAAGTGGCGAACACATGCCAGATAAAACCAAGTTTCTCCAGGAGTGTTATCGAGTATTGAAGCCTGGCGGCAAGTTAATTATGGTGACTTGGTGTCATCGACCAACTGATGAGTCTCCACTAACGGCAGATGAGGAAAAGCATTTGCAGGATATTTATCGGGTGTATTGTTTGCCTTATGTGATTTCTTTGCCAGAGTATGAAGCGATCGCACACCAGTTACCATTACATAATATTCGCACTGCTGATTGGTCAACTGCTGTCGCCCCTTTCTGGAATGTGGTAATTGATTCTGCATTCACTCCCCAAGCGCTTTGGGGTTTACTAAATGCTGGTTGGACTACCATCCAAGGGGCATTATCACTGGGATTAATGCGTCGCGGTTATGAGCGTGGGTTAATTCGGTTTGGCTTATTGTGCGGCAATAAGTAG
- a CDS encoding TrkH family potassium uptake protein, with product MTVARTICLGFLAVIAVGTILLMMPFSTSNGTWNNLIVALFTSTSAVCVTGLSVVDPGTYFSFWGQLFIALLAQIGGLGYMTTTTFLILLIGRRFDMRQKIAIQQALDRPGMSGSAQVIRSIIATTLIFEITGIFLLLPAFVPEYGWSKGLWLAIFHSINAWNNAGFSLFKDNLIGYQSSFLVVFTITMLIIFGGIGYQVILEMYLWLRDCLFKKNHKQIFSLDFKVATSTTIILLVIGVIAFFCIEIRNPETFGSLNFRDQILLAWFQSVTPRTAGFNTIDIGKMTNAGLFITIALMFIGASPGGTGGGMKTTTLRVLTSCTKTILQGKEEVLLYDRKIAISLILKAVGVLVASVATVILATVLISLTDPTLDFIQILFEVVSAFATVGLSTGITGSISITAKLILIMTMYIGRVGVLLLMSAILGDPRPSRIHYPEENLLVG from the coding sequence ATGACTGTTGCTCGGACAATTTGTTTGGGATTTTTGGCTGTCATTGCTGTCGGTACTATCCTGTTGATGATGCCTTTTTCGACTAGCAATGGTACATGGAATAACCTGATTGTGGCACTATTTACCTCGACATCCGCAGTTTGTGTCACAGGTTTATCAGTCGTTGATCCTGGTACTTATTTTTCCTTTTGGGGTCAATTGTTTATTGCACTATTAGCTCAGATTGGTGGGTTGGGCTACATGACAACTACCACATTTCTGATTTTGCTCATTGGCCGTAGGTTTGATATGCGGCAAAAAATAGCAATTCAACAAGCTTTAGATCGACCAGGGATGAGTGGTAGTGCCCAAGTTATCCGTTCAATTATTGCTACAACTTTAATTTTTGAGATTACAGGTATCTTCTTACTTCTACCAGCTTTTGTTCCTGAATATGGATGGAGTAAAGGACTTTGGTTAGCAATTTTTCATAGTATTAACGCTTGGAATAATGCTGGATTTAGTTTATTTAAAGATAACTTAATTGGGTATCAATCATCTTTCTTAGTAGTCTTTACTATCACAATGTTAATTATCTTTGGAGGAATTGGCTATCAGGTAATTTTGGAAATGTACCTTTGGTTGCGCGATTGCCTTTTCAAAAAAAATCATAAACAAATATTTTCTCTAGATTTTAAAGTTGCAACTAGTACAACTATTATATTGTTAGTAATAGGAGTAATTGCATTCTTTTGTATAGAGATCAGAAATCCAGAAACATTTGGTTCTCTAAATTTTCGTGACCAGATATTACTAGCTTGGTTTCAATCAGTTACTCCTAGAACTGCTGGCTTTAACACTATAGATATTGGCAAAATGACCAATGCCGGTCTATTTATTACGATTGCACTCATGTTTATTGGTGCAAGTCCAGGTGGTACGGGAGGAGGTATGAAAACAACAACTCTCAGAGTCTTGACCAGTTGCACCAAAACGATTCTTCAGGGTAAAGAAGAAGTTTTATTATACGATCGCAAGATAGCAATATCTTTAATTTTGAAAGCCGTGGGTGTGTTGGTAGCTTCAGTAGCAACCGTGATTTTAGCTACTGTCTTAATAAGCCTTACAGATCCAACGTTGGATTTTATTCAAATTTTGTTTGAAGTGGTATCAGCCTTCGCCACCGTGGGGCTTTCAACAGGTATTACAGGAAGTATCTCTATAACAGCAAAGCTCATCCTCATTATGACTATGTACATTGGACGAGTAGGTGTTTTACTACTGATGTCCGCGATACTTGGAGATCCACGCCCTAGTAGAATTCACTATCCTGAAGAAAATCTCCTTGTGGGATAG
- the queA gene encoding tRNA preQ1(34) S-adenosylmethionine ribosyltransferase-isomerase QueA: MKQKLVQAKLKDTSSPKEKNFELDCSVAGYDYTLPPELIAQNPAVPRDSSRLLVVNSPTTGAETEASHHIFHDLPALLRSGDLLVMNNTRVIPARLYGHKTTGAKIQVLLLEERQYNCWLALVKPGKSFKQGTKIIFEAKQGIGDSKEAEGHGAGGRGENSSPYSLDSSPVTSQQLTATVLETDAATGGRLLQFDVPEGKPLVQLLEVFGEVPLPPYITTSSAADEQYQTVYAEQPGAIAAPTAGLHFTPELLQKLRDRNINQAFVTLHVGVGTFRPVEVEDVTTHQMHEEWIEVPAATVEQIRATKAAGGRIIAVGTTAVRALEGAAKSGNLQSFCGKTDLFIYPGYQWRVVDGLITNFHLPRSSLLMLVSALIGRQRLLNIYLEAITFGYRFYSFGDAMLILPEAIRVLSQA, from the coding sequence ATAAAGCAAAAACTAGTACAAGCCAAGTTGAAAGATACATCTAGCCCCAAAGAAAAAAATTTTGAATTAGATTGCTCGGTAGCAGGCTATGACTACACACTACCTCCAGAACTCATTGCCCAAAACCCAGCAGTTCCTAGAGATAGTTCCCGGTTACTGGTAGTTAATTCTCCCACTACAGGCGCTGAAACAGAAGCATCTCACCATATTTTCCATGATTTGCCTGCACTGCTACGCTCTGGTGATTTGTTGGTCATGAACAATACAAGGGTTATTCCAGCTCGGCTTTATGGTCATAAAACCACTGGTGCTAAAATCCAGGTGTTGCTGTTGGAAGAACGGCAGTATAACTGTTGGTTAGCTTTAGTTAAGCCAGGAAAAAGCTTCAAACAGGGAACAAAGATTATTTTTGAAGCAAAGCAGGGGATTGGGGATTCAAAAGAGGCAGAGGGGCACGGTGCTGGGGGCAGAGGGGAAAACTCTTCTCCCTACTCCCTTGATTCTTCCCCAGTAACCAGTCAACAACTCACCGCTACAGTTTTAGAAACAGACGCAGCAACCGGGGGACGTTTGTTGCAATTTGATGTGCCAGAGGGAAAGCCTTTGGTGCAACTGTTAGAGGTATTTGGTGAAGTACCGCTACCACCCTACATTACTACCTCTTCAGCTGCTGATGAGCAGTATCAGACAGTTTATGCCGAACAGCCAGGAGCGATCGCAGCACCGACGGCAGGATTACACTTTACCCCAGAATTATTACAAAAGCTGCGCGATCGCAATATCAATCAAGCTTTTGTGACGCTACACGTTGGTGTCGGCACTTTTCGCCCTGTGGAAGTGGAAGACGTAACTACCCACCAGATGCATGAAGAATGGATTGAAGTTCCCGCCGCCACGGTAGAGCAAATTCGCGCCACCAAAGCTGCTGGCGGTCGAATTATTGCTGTGGGAACAACGGCAGTAAGGGCTTTGGAAGGGGCAGCTAAATCTGGGAATTTACAATCATTTTGCGGTAAAACAGACTTGTTTATTTATCCCGGCTACCAATGGCGGGTGGTGGATGGTTTGATTACCAATTTTCACCTACCACGTTCTAGTTTGCTGATGTTGGTAAGTGCGCTAATTGGCAGACAACGGCTATTGAATATATACTTGGAAGCGATCACTTTTGGGTATCGTTTCTATTCCTTTGGTGATGCTATGCTAATTTTGCCGGAAGCCATAAGAGTTCTGAGTCAAGCATGA
- a CDS encoding YraN family protein: MANLPPSHYPDIGHLGEDLVAQWLQSTSWIILHRRFSSRYGEIDIIAQYDGQTGEKLLTQHSLLAFVEVKTRSSGSWDAGGRSAITPQKQAKISRTAGIFLAQYPEKADYSCRFDVAIVYCQRISKNQTAVIATQEALATLSTDEYKFKLQEYILAAFDSSIDNG; encoded by the coding sequence ATGGCTAACCTTCCTCCATCTCATTATCCAGATATTGGTCATTTAGGAGAAGACCTAGTTGCCCAATGGTTGCAATCTACTAGTTGGATAATTCTACATCGTCGCTTTTCTAGCCGTTATGGAGAAATTGATATTATTGCTCAATATGATGGACAAACTGGGGAAAAACTCCTTACTCAGCACTCATTATTGGCATTTGTTGAAGTTAAAACCCGCAGTTCCGGGAGTTGGGATGCAGGAGGAAGAAGCGCCATCACCCCACAAAAGCAAGCAAAAATCTCACGGACAGCTGGAATATTTTTAGCCCAGTACCCTGAAAAGGCGGATTATTCTTGCCGATTTGATGTTGCTATTGTCTACTGTCAAAGGATATCAAAAAATCAGACTGCGGTTATAGCAACTCAGGAAGCTCTTGCTACTTTATCAACAGATGAATATAAGTTTAAGCTGCAAGAATACATTCTGGCAGCTTTCGACTCTTCAATTGATAATGGTTAA
- a CDS encoding TrkA family potassium uptake protein, with protein sequence MNLSSLSFFRSLRKDNQQFAVVGLGRFGRSVCSTLHNFGYQVLATDIDEKRVSEALTEGIVGHALQLDSTEPAALKEAGIFEFDTVIVAIGNYVQESIITTLNVKEAGVPHVVAKASSEVHRKLLRRVGADHVVFPEYEAGCALARTLTKPAILDRFDLDPDNSIVELIVPDEFHGRTITELQLRNRYGLNLLAVSQDGKFQINPDPTKRLERGSAMVVIGCNKDINRLPI encoded by the coding sequence GTGAATCTTTCATCATTAAGTTTTTTTCGCAGTTTACGTAAAGATAACCAACAATTTGCTGTAGTTGGATTAGGTCGTTTTGGTAGATCCGTCTGTTCTACACTGCACAACTTCGGTTATCAAGTACTGGCAACAGATATTGATGAAAAACGAGTTTCCGAAGCATTAACTGAGGGAATAGTTGGTCATGCTTTGCAATTAGATTCTACAGAACCAGCCGCACTAAAAGAAGCTGGGATTTTTGAATTTGATACTGTAATTGTAGCGATTGGCAACTACGTTCAAGAAAGCATTATAACCACCCTAAATGTGAAAGAGGCTGGCGTACCCCATGTAGTTGCCAAAGCTTCTAGTGAAGTTCATCGTAAACTGCTGCGGCGAGTAGGAGCAGATCATGTTGTTTTTCCTGAGTATGAAGCAGGTTGCGCTCTAGCGCGTACACTTACTAAACCAGCAATCTTAGATCGATTTGATCTAGACCCAGATAACAGTATTGTAGAGTTGATTGTGCCTGATGAATTTCACGGCAGAACAATCACCGAGCTTCAACTTCGTAACCGCTACGGGTTAAATTTGCTAGCGGTGAGCCAGGATGGTAAATTTCAAATTAATCCTGACCCTACCAAACGTTTAGAACGTGGTTCAGCAATGGTAGTTATTGGCTGCAATAAAGATATCAATCGTTTGCCGATTTAA
- a CDS encoding pentapeptide repeat-containing protein: protein MNSRLSDCTAGSQLDSSRTQFGLKRQTDYHFWTNILSLFLWGMISITATLGFAPTALALEYNKEILVEADFSGRDLTDSSFTKANLRQSNFSHANLNGVSFFAANLESANLEAADLRNSTLDSARLVRANLTNALLEGAFAANARFDGAIIDGADFTDTLLRSDEQKKLCKLAKGTNPTTGRDTRDTLFCP from the coding sequence ATGAATTCTAGGTTAAGCGATTGCACAGCAGGTTCTCAACTCGACTCATCCCGAACACAATTCGGGTTGAAGCGTCAGACTGACTATCACTTTTGGACAAATATACTCAGCTTATTCTTGTGGGGAATGATTAGCATCACCGCAACGCTCGGTTTTGCTCCAACAGCTTTGGCACTTGAATATAATAAAGAAATTTTGGTCGAGGCTGATTTTTCAGGACGTGATTTAACAGATTCCAGCTTTACCAAAGCTAATCTTCGCCAGAGTAACTTCAGCCATGCTAATTTGAACGGTGTCAGTTTCTTTGCAGCAAATTTGGAGTCTGCAAATTTAGAGGCAGCTGACTTGAGAAATTCCACTTTAGACTCGGCTCGTTTAGTTAGGGCAAATTTGACAAATGCACTGTTAGAGGGTGCTTTTGCTGCTAACGCCAGATTTGATGGCGCAATCATTGATGGGGCAGATTTTACCGATACGCTGCTGCGTTCGGATGAGCAAAAAAAATTGTGCAAACTTGCTAAAGGGACTAATCCAACCACAGGACGAGATACGCGTGACACGTTGTTTTGTCCTTAG